In the Balaenoptera musculus isolate JJ_BM4_2016_0621 chromosome 20, mBalMus1.pri.v3, whole genome shotgun sequence genome, CTGATGCGCTGGGCGGCGGCGCCGACCCTCTCCTTCTCCAGCCGCAGCTCCTGGCGCTCCTGTTCCAGAGCCTCCCTCTCGGCCGCCAGCTGGTCCTCTTTGGCCCGGAGCTCGCTCGCCCTGATCTTCAGCTCTGCCTGTTCCTGGAGACAGCAAAGCCTCTCTGCAGTCTCCTCCCCGGAGTTGAACTGGGCTCTGCTCAGGGTTCCGAGGACccgctggcctccctgcctcatTGCTGTGGCTCGGCTCCGCCCTGACTCtgggaggaggtggtgggagaCCTGGGGCCAAGCCCCGCTGCAGCCCCTGGCCCCTGCGCTCAACTTCTCGGAATCCGATTTCTAGAATATCTAAGTCATGGGAACGTGATGAGGAGTAAATGAGCAAATGTGTCGAAAGTACCTGCGATGATACAATAAAAGGAAGTAGTTATTATGATTACTGTTGTTTGAATTCCTATACTCTTTGTTACCGCTGCGCTCTTTGCTGAGCTGACGCACCCTGACGGAGGAGCAGTGAGACCCCGGGGTGGGGAGAGGCGCAGGGCTGCCTGGGCTTCCCGCTGTCCGGGGAGGCTCTGGGTCTTACCTTGGCCAGGCTGACGAGGGTGCCCTCCCGCTGGGTGTCCACCTGCAGCGCCCGCTCCGCCTCACGCTCGGCCCGCTCCTTACTCAGCTTCTGCTGTGCAAAGAACTCGGCCCACTCGGCCGCCAGGCGCCGCCGCTCCTCCCCACACTTGTGCATGACGGACTTCTGCTCCTCCAGCAAGGCACTCTGGGGCGAGGGCGTGAGGGCACGGGGTGAGCATCCCTGGGCGCGGTGGCGGGGACAGAGCTGACCGTGGTGTGGCTGGACTCACCTTGGCCCTCTCCAGCTCCTCCCGCTCCATGGCCATCTGCTGGACCATGACCTTCCTCTGCTCCTCCAGAGCGCGCTGCGCGGACTCGGCCTTGGACTGCTCGGCGTTCACCCGCCAGCGTTCCTGCGGGCCGGGCAGGGTCAGGGCTGAGAGCTCGCGCCCCTGGAGGCTCCGCCTGCCCCCAGTCAGGCCTGAACGTGCCCTGGGGAGCTGTGCAAACCGCCCTCATCTGGCTTCTCCCACAAACACATCCTTTCCTGAGCGGTGAAAATGGGAAGGAGCCTGAGGCCTGCCAGGGCCCAGCCGCTGGGATCAACCGTGCTGAGGCTAATGGCTCGGTAACCGCTGCTGAGAGAGGCACCTTGCGGCTCCAAAGGGCCAAAGAACAGCAATATCCCTGCTCCCTGAATCGCCAACTACAGCACTGCCTGCCTGTCTCTTGTCATCCAACAGGGAAAGAGCACCAGGGTGGGCATGACACCGTATGCCAGGGGACTCGGGGCACACACAAGCCTGGCCCGAGGCAGGCGCCGAATAAAGCACCGAATGAAGGGCTGAATAGATCTGGTTCACGATGTAAAAACATCGACGTCTACATACTGGTGTGTCTACAGGATATGCGTGATGTCATCAACGGCTGTCTCTGGCTAgtgggtaatttttattttctttactgttgcctgttattttagttttttcaaTGAGATGTATCATAACCttgtacaaaaaaggaaaaggtattattattatttctgaattcatcaaatatttattgaatcaattCCATCAGggattgcttttttgtttggCATAAGGTAGGGGTCAATTTGAGTTTTTTCATAAGTACAgccaattgttttattttttaattttaattttttttttgccgtgctgcccagcttgtgggatcttagttttctgaccagggatcgaacccgggcccactgcagtgaaagcacggagtcctaacccctggactgccagggaattccccatagtACAGCCAATTGTTTAAGCACGCTTATTAAAATATGGAACACCTCACGAATCTgcgtcatccttgcgcagggccatgctaatcttctctgtgtTGTGCcagttttagtatatgtgctgctgaagcgagCACGAAAAGCCATGATTTTCTAAAGAATGAAGCTCGCTCTTATACATGGAAGATATGTAGGGAGTTTAAATACGTTATCCGTTACAGCTCAGAAGGCAAGAGCACTTCTCCTAAAGTCACAGGCATCCCTGATGAGCAGGTAGGAGCTGGATGGGGTGGGCCTGGGGCGCttctggaggtggggaggtgggagcccctgcagaggcaggagagggcaggagagacATTCCAGAGGAAAGTCCCGAGGCCGAGGAGGCGAGGTCAGAGTACAGCTGCCATCCCCTGGGTGCCCGGGGGAGACAGGCCCTGCGGCAGGAGGACGTGCCCCACCTGCTCCAGCAGCCGGCTCTGCTCGCTCAGGCGCGCCTCCATCTTCCCGATGACCTCCTGGAGCCGGCTCCGCTCCTCCTCCATGTCCCGCTGCTGCCGGCTCAGCCTCTCCTGCAGCGCTGGGGGCGGCCCACAGGGCACTCACTGCCCGCCCCCCTTCCCACCACGGGGGACAGGAGAGAGGGACATGTGGCCTGCAGTACCTCGGAGCTGCTCATCTCGCTGCCGGATGCCCAGCTCCCGCTCCTGGGCAGTGCTGAGGTGCGAGGCCTCCACGCGGGAGGACAGCTCGTGCAGGCTGCTGGAGAACTTCTCCATCTGCTCGATGATGCCATTCAGGGACCTGCGGGGGGCTCAGGTCACGAAGGCCCGTGGACCCCAGCACTGCCGCGccaggtgggcagggcctggaTGGCGCGCCTACCGCGTATGGGAGGTGGCGCTGGTGACGGCGTCGATCTCCCGGTCCTTCAGCAGCTTCAGCCGCTGCAGCTGCTCCTCGTGGTCCTTGCGCATCTCCAGGATGGAGGCCCTGGGGGGACAGTGGGGAGGGCGGGGCAGTGAACACCGGGGGCAGCTCTGTGCGGCAGGGGCGTGCCTCCAGGTGGCCCGTGCTCCGTGGgcctctcctccccatctccgGGCACTGCCTCACTTTCCCCGGCTCCTCTGCCTTATCTGTCCTGGTGCCTCAATGCCACATCCACTCTCTGGGGGCAGATTCCTTGTTTTTCAGCAACGGACACTCGACAGGTGTGCCGACAACCCTCCCGTGTCTGGCCAACCTGAGCCGTGTGAAAAGGCCTGCGCTGCCCCCGTCGGCCAGCTCCCTCACGTGCTTTTTCTGTTTCGCTCTCATCTAGAAAGGTAACCAGATCAACACGCCAGGCACGACCTTTTCCAGGGCCAGTCTAGTTACTAGACTCGAGAAGTCCGGCCGGTGAGTGGGTTAACCGGTGCTGAGTTAGCCTTTGGGTTGCTTGctgctgccaggccctgcccGAACAGCTAGTGACCTTGGGCTCTGCCGGTATGCCCTCCCCGCTCTGTGGGAGTGGTGGGTCCCCACTTGTGGGGCGATGGGGCAGTGAGCTCGGCCTAGGTCCTTACCCAGAAGGGAAGGGGTCAAGCCTCGGTTCAGAGGCTGCTGAGCCCATGGCTGGGGGTCTCACAGCAATTGGCTTCCTCTGGCCACCCTTGAAGGCAGCCCCCCTGCCCCCGGGCCTCCCCCTCACCGCTGCAGCTCCCGGAGCCGCTCCATCTCCCGGTCCTTCTCCTGCGCGGTGGCCGCCAAGCGCCGCTGGTGCTGGGCTGTGAGCTCGGCGCGGGCCTGCTCGGCCTCCTGGCAGCGCAACAGGTACTGGGCAGACAGCTCCTCGTTCTCTCTCCGCAGCCGCTCTTCCCGTTGCTGGTACGATGTTTCTAGCACCTTGACTCGGCTCCTGCCAACAGCACACCCAATCGCGGGGCTCAGGTGACGGCGGCCACCCGAAGGGCCTCTCAGAGCATGGGAGCTGGGGCCGGCCGTGTGCGACCGGAAGTGCGGGCCGGAGGAGCGGGGGTACCTGTGGGCGCTGTCGATGAGCTCCAGGTCTGCCTGGTGCCTCTGCTGCAAACTTTCCAGCAGCAGCTGGTGCTGTGTCCGCTCCAGCTCAAGTTTCCGCACCTGGGAGACGGCGGGAGGGAcggtgtgtgcgtgtgtaggaggggcggggggtggcgggGTCCCTCAGACCGCCTGGGGAAGCTGTCCAGCCCTCACGTGGCCCGCTCCCACTTCAGCCCTGCCCCCGGAGCCGGCTGCCCCTCTGCCCCGCACCTGGGCCTCGAGCTCCGCCAGCCGGGCCTGACTCTGCAGGAGGTCGGCCTGGAGCTCGGCAGTGCCCCTCTGAAGCTGAGCCTGTGCCGCCAGGAGCTGCTGCTGGTATTCGGAGCCGGGCAGCAGGCTCCAGGCCAGGGACTCTGGAAGCAGGCactggaggagaaggggagggatggTCCCCGTTAGGTAGGGGACAGGGTCTCAGCTGAGCTCACCTACCTGTGGCCCTCACTCACTGGACCTCCCAGGCCCTGTGTCTGACCTGTGGCTGTAGACGGGGACAAGGTCGTGACACCGAGAGGCCAAGGATGAGGCCTGGGAGAGTCAAATGGTCACTGCCCCTCCCCTCGCAGGTCTCGTTGGGGAAGATAAGCCTCCCTTCCGCCCTCAGAACAACATCCTCCCAGCAAGGGTTCCAGATCCCTAGATGAACAGCCGAGTCCCAGCAGAGCCTTAGCTACTACAAAAGGTTATGACCCTGGCCCTTTCTATCAGGCCTGAAGTCCCAGCTTAGACAGCTGCTCTGGTTCCTGCAGGCTGCCCACCACCCACCGTCTCCAAGGCACTTCAGGGTTACCCGGGAGGTGCCCCCGTGGGGCCAGGCCTCCTCAGGCCCGGGGGTCACAGGCACCGCTGCACCTGGGAAACAGAGGCGGTGCAGTGGGAAGACGGCAAGGATGGAGGAGGCTTTCTAGACAGATCATCAGGACACCTGCAGCCCTGCTTTCTGATTAGAGCATTCCCAGCTGCCCCACCTGGGTGCCACCTCACTTCCCTACCGGTGCTGGCAAATTCGCACCCAAACCTGCCCGGGAGTGGCACGGAAAGTGCTGGTGGGGAGCGCCGGGGGAGCGAGCTGATAGCACGATGCATGCCTCCCAGCAGTTTGTCAGGTTTGGCAGGTGGTGCCTCTGAGCACATGAGAATTGTTCCATGGGCCCGAAACCTACGCCTGTTGGTTCACCCTCCCTACCTGGACAGGCACAGAGAGCCCTGGGGGTTCCTGGGAGCCTGGGAAACCAACTGCAGCCTCTGAAAAAGCAACAGCAGAGAAATGAGCAGGAGCTGCAGCGAGGCCCCGCGGGCTGGGTGTGTGCTCGGGAGAGCCCAGCTTCTCTCATCTGCCGGGGCCCCCGGAGGAAGCTCTCAGCATCTCTCCTCTACCCAGTTACACCCCTCGAACAAAGCAGAACACAAACCAGTGCCGGAGCAATCTCCAGGGGCTGTTCCCCTCTTTGGGTCACCCGCATGGAGGGCCAAGGCAGCGGGGTTCCAAGTCACGggggacctgaggacacaggaatGGGGGTGGCAAGCTGAAGGACGCCGGGAGCAGGGGAGGGTTGGCCcagcaggaaaggaaaatgtCAGGTTCCGGTCATTGACTGGAAAGGCCTGGAGGCTGGCAGTTTACTAAGAGTGAGGTCTCAGTTGGGAAAAGGGGACGGGGACCCAGCTTTGGGCCCCTTACTCCGTGGGCCTGCTACGTGGTCTGGGATACCACACGCCACGCTGACCACGTGGAGCCCAGCACAGCCGTCCGCCGCTCTAGGGAAGGGGGCCCGGGCCGCCCCGCCGCACCTCACCTACCCGCAGCCCCCGCCATGAATGTACCCTGAGGCGGCAGGCCGGGCAGGCGGCCTCTGTGCTGCCGTGCCTGGGGTCCCCCCGGCGGCTGCTGGCTCGAGCCCTTGGGTGCCGGCGGCAGGCTGGCTGAGGAAGTAAATGTTAAAGTGAAGGAGGTGGAAGGTCCGGGTTAGGCTGGACCGAGACGGGCTGGGACAAAGCCCGCGAGTGAAGCTGCGTGGCCGCCCCTCTTCCCGCCTCCCCTCAGCCTTCCTCCTGTTCCTGCCGTCCCGTCTTGGTAATTCTCCTCCCAAGTCTGAGCGCCTGGCCTTCCGTACCCCGTCCTGGCCTCAGTGCTCACTGGGGCCACCTGATGATGTCCAAGGAGCGACCGCGGGCCTGTTACGGGCAGCTCGCTCAGCTTCGACGGAGGGCCTGCTCGGCCTCCCGCCGGCTCCAGCGCCCTTTGGGCTCCTCTCGTCTCCTGTCTGTTGTTCCCCCTTGCTTCTCGGCTCTCGGGGTCACCTCGGTTTCAGGTCCAGGTCCAAACCGCCCTCCTCATTCACCCCAACCCCAGGGCTGGGTGACACCCCTGGCCTGTCACACAACCGcccccctcacctccccttcGCTCCAGCCGCATAGCGTCCTGCTGCTTCCTTTGGACAGTCCCGCCCTCGCCCGCCCCCTCGGGGCCGCTTGCTATCCCCGCCCCCCACATTCTGCGGCCTCCCCTAGGAGCCACCTCACAGCCACGGTCTTCTCGAACACTCCCCAAGAGAACGAGTGAGTCCCAACCCGCGCACGCATTGCCTGCTTTAGCCTGGTCAGCAGAGCAATTGGACACCGGGTGTCCCGCCAGCCCGAGGGTGCTGTGGACGGAGCCCCTGCTCAGAGGCACCGGGATGGCCGTGTGTTTGCCATAAGGGTGCCCTCGATCTCCTGCCCGATCAGGTCGGCACCTGTCCCCACAGCAGTCGGCGTGAGCGTCAGCAGCCCCCCAGCTCCCTCGTGTTTTCATCTGAGCAAAGGCAGGGAGCTACACACTCTCCCCAGCACCTAAAGAAGGGGAGAAGCACGGCTAAGAGGTGGTGCCCTGCTCTGAGGCACCGAGGCGGCAAGGTCCTCCTTCCACTACAGACAGCAGCCCTGGGACTTcgttggtggcacagtggctaagactccgcgctcccagcgCCGGGGgactgggtttgattcctggtcagagaactagatccgacatgccgcaactaagagttcgcgtgctgcaactaagaaagatcccgcatgcctcaacgaagatcccgcacgtggcaacaaagatcccgcatgctgcagctgatacccggcacagccaaataaataaatattaaaaaaaagaagagaaaagggacagCAGCCCAAGCCCCTACCTGTCGGAAGGCAGCGCCCCTACCGAGTGCTGGCCCTTACAGGCTGCGTCGTGCTCCTCTCTGGCCAGACCCTGGGACTTCTTCCGAGACAGGGCGTGGCTCAGCcagtccccctcctcctccttctcagacGCTCCTGGCTGGGAAGGCTGGCTGCCTTTGGCAGGAGAACCGGTACCCTCGGTTGGTGGCTTCGCCCCCAAGGAGGGCAGCCCGGCCGGGGCAGAGTGGCGGCTGGGAGCAGAATGCTGGCTGGCGGGAGGGGGTCCCCTCCGAacctccctggtcggggagggagggagcaggtccAAGCCTTCGTCCTTGAGGCCCAGCCAGTCggcacctcccctcctgggctgggtggggctggatgcTGCTGGGGTGCTCTGTCTGGAGCCTGGTTCTCCCTTGGGGTCTGTGCCGCCTTCAAAGAACCTACTTCAAGACAGAGGAGTGGGGGGTCTAAGGCGGGGCAAGCAGCCTGTCCCAAGAGCCCCCTGACGGGCCTTTCCCTCCACTGCTGGGGGTGACTATGGGGCCCATGCTAAGAAGTCGCGATGCCCGGGGCCCTGCACAGCCAGAGCCGCGGCAAGCTGAGTGATGTCCGTAGAACACCATGAACACCCACGAAAGACATCTTGGGTTCCGCCCATCTTCCCAGGGGGCAACCTGCCCCCAAGGCCGAGCTCCTCGCAGGCCCCGCTTACCTGACGGACTGCCGGCGGGACTGCCGGCCCTCGGAGGAGCCCACGGTGGGCTGATAGGCCCCAAAGGTGAAGTCCTCGTCACCCCCGGTGTCTTCTTTGTCTGTGAATGAAGGACCCTGTGATCTAGAGCAGGGCGACTCAAACTCTTCTTCCGTAGCTGCAGAATTCTTGGTTTAAGAAAAGCTGAGCTGGCAGCTTGATGGGCAAGACGAGCGATAGGGAAGCCGCTGTGGGGAAAGCAGGGTGAGTGGCTGGGCGTCTGCCAGCACCTCAGGCTCCAGCCTACAAAACATCACCCAGGAGCTGCGAAAAGTGCACCGGCGGGCCTGCCCCAGACCCCCTGCAGGTGAGGCCCGGTGAGCCGTGCGTGCCACGAGGGTGATTCCCAACAGATGGCCCGCGGGCCGACGCTCTGAACGGAGGGACACTGGTCCagggcagtgtttttcaaactgtgagCTGCCGCCTATTAGCAGGTGGAAATACTAATTTAATGAGTCGCAACCAATGTATTTATGAGTCAAAGAGCACATAAATAAGTGTTGAACGTGGTGATTATTATTTCCTGACATTTTTGGTCTCAGTTATAAACGTGAATAACTAAATGTGTGTCATGATGTAAAGCTTATTTCTTATTATGGCTTGTGGTAAAACCCTGTTCTGGGGGTCCACTCCCCACCGCCCCTGCCCCACACGCTTTCTCACCCTGTGGCCGCTGATACTTCTTGTCTAGCTTGAATTCCCTGTGCTCCCCGGTGCCCGGACGGGCCAGGAGTTTGGCGGCAGTGCCCCGACCCAGCAGCTCATCCAGCTTGGAGCGGGCAGGGAGGGGCCCCTCCCTGCAGGATGGGACATAGGGCAGGTACCTGTGAACACGAGGGGATCCTGGGGGGCCCACACTGTACCCTCCCTCTCGCTTTTCCCTGGCCGGGGAGGGACTCTCCGCTCACAGGGACCCTTACTGGTCTCCCGTGTGCCTCCTCTCTGCTTTGGGGCTGTCTCCAAACCCCAGGGTGGCCATGATGTCGTCCCCATCGTCAAAGAGCAACTCTTCCTTCTTTCGGACCGGAGTGTTCCCAGGAGTTAGAGGGATAGAGGGCCCTAAGGGACAGAACACAGGGCACAATGCCCACAGCCTTCTGGCCTGCAACGGTGATGTTTGAATGGGTCGAGGGGGGCGTTTCCCTGCAACCCTGGCCTTTGGGTGGAAGGGCGGGCATGGCAGTGTCTGGTCTGCCCACAGCACCCAGCTTCCCCGGCCCCACTCCCACAGCCCCACTCCCGGGCTCGTGCATCCCCCCTCCCCGTTCCCAGAGACTGATAACCTCTTGGTCCCGGATCTGAGACCTGTGGTCCCTGCCTGGCGGGGTGTCTGGCTCTGCATCGGAAAGTTCAGTTAGCCAACTGCACCTGCCCCAGGATGGGTAACACGCCCACCCCACCTTGATCTCTGGCCGGGGCTGGGCTCTTTACGGAAGCTGTTTTACTCTCCGTCCCCGGCAGCTTCTTGGCGATTCCTTCCTCATCATCAGAGAGAAGTCCTGCCAATGGGTCTTCCAAGTCTCACGGCCAGAAGGGGAAGCAAAGGGAAGACTGCACACTTCATTCAGGAAAACAAGCTCTGTGCTGTGCTAGGGGAGTTATTGCTCTACTGGAGACTCCTAGCCGCTCTGATACCTATACAAGCCGCTCGGCATCTGGGGGCCTGGGTTAGCGGGGCTCGGACACAGACCAGGCTGGGccaggggagaggaagcagggagggcgGCCCGGGCTTCAGGGCCTGCACTG is a window encoding:
- the FBF1 gene encoding fas-binding factor 1 isoform X6, producing the protein MKDLDEMDADLLGLKKSNLASSKRSAKGSGKEEQPSPLKPAGVLTASEKRDALPTKKLSPSPSSLGHQYRKFSFEDLEDPLAGLLSDDEEGIAKKLPGTESKTASVKSPAPARDQGPSIPLTPGNTPVRKKEELLFDDGDDIMATLGFGDSPKAERRHTGDQEGPLPARSKLDELLGRGTAAKLLARPGTGEHREFKLDKKYQRPQDKEDTGGDEDFTFGAYQPTVGSSEGRQSRRQSVSRFFEGGTDPKGEPGSRQSTPAASSPTQPRRGGADWLGLKDEGLDLLPPSPTREVRRGPPPASQHSAPSRHSAPAGLPSLGAKPPTEGTGSPAKGSQPSQPGASEKEEEGDWLSHALSRKKSQGLAREEHDAACKGQHSVGALPSDSQPAAGTQGLEPAAAGGTPGTAAQRPPARPAASGSPVTWNPAALALHAGDPKRGTAPGDCSGTEAAVGFPGSQEPPGLSVPVQCLLPESLAWSLLPGSEYQQQLLAAQAQLQRGTAELQADLLQSQARLAELEAQVRKLELERTQHQLLLESLQQRHQADLELIDSAHRSRVKVLETSYQQREERLRRENEELSAQYLLRCQEAEQARAELTAQHQRRLAATAQEKDREMERLRELQRASILEMRKDHEEQLQRLKLLKDREIDAVTSATSHTRSLNGIIEQMEKFSSSLHELSSRVEASHLSTAQERELGIRQRDEQLRALQERLSRQQRDMEEERSRLQEVIGKMEARLSEQSRLLEQERWRVNAEQSKAESAQRALEEQRKVMVQQMAMEREELERAKSALLEEQKSVMHKCGEERRRLAAEWAEFFAQQKLSKERAEREAERALQVDTQREGTLVSLAKEQAELKIRASELRAKEDQLAAEREALEQERQELRLEKERVGAAAQRIRLRAEEVERMSQVASQKYEEGERALREARQVQSEQQARLQLVQQQQERLRQQERHVHQEHLSLAQQRLQLDRIRQDLPSGPVGLLSRAQGLAASGLSAIVAPAPPTPQCSQLPAGLGPSHLHAKLVLLKHTAEQDRDFLENEQFFLETLKKASYNMTSHSA
- the FBF1 gene encoding fas-binding factor 1 isoform X7 codes for the protein MDADLLGLKKSNLASSKRSAKGSGKEEQPSPLKPAGVLTASEKRDALPTKKLSPSPSSLGHQYRKFSFEDLEDPLAGLLSDDEEGIAKKLPGTESKTASVKSPAPARDQGPSIPLTPGNTPVRKKEELLFDDGDDIMATLGFGDSPKAERRHTGDQEGPLPARSKLDELLGRGTAAKLLARPGTGEHREFKLDKKYQRPQDKEDTGGDEDFTFGAYQPTVGSSEGRQSRRQSVSRFFEGGTDPKGEPGSRQSTPAASSPTQPRRGGADWLGLKDEGLDLLPPSPTREVRRGPPPASQHSAPSRHSAPAGLPSLGAKPPTEGTGSPAKGSQPSQPGASEKEEEGDWLSHALSRKKSQGLAREEHDAACKGQHSVGALPSDSQPAAGTQGLEPAAAGGTPGTAAQRPPARPAASGSPVTWNPAALALHAGDPKRGTAPGDCSGTEAAVGFPGSQEPPGLSVPVQCLLPESLAWSLLPGSEYQQQLLAAQAQLQRGTAELQADLLQSQARLAELEAQVRKLELERTQHQLLLESLQQRHQADLELIDSAHRSRVKVLETSYQQREERLRRENEELSAQYLLRCQEAEQARAELTAQHQRRLAATAQEKDREMERLRELQRASILEMRKDHEEQLQRLKLLKDREIDAVTSATSHTRSLNGIIEQMEKFSSSLHELSSRVEASHLSTAQERELGIRQRDEQLRALQERLSRQQRDMEEERSRLQEVIGKMEARLSEQSRLLEQERWRVNAEQSKAESAQRALEEQRKVMVQQMAMEREELERAKSALLEEQKSVMHKCGEERRRLAAEWAEFFAQQKLSKERAEREAERALQVDTQREGTLVSLAKEQAELKIRASELRAKEDQLAAEREALEQERQELRLEKERVGAAAQRIRLRAEEVERMSQVASQKYEEGERALREARQVQSEQQARLQLVQQQQERLRQQERHVHQEHLSLAQQRLQLDRIRQDLPSGPVGLLSRAQGLAASGLSAIVAPAPPTPQCSQLPAGLGPSHLHAKLVLLKHTAEQDRDFLENEQFFLETLKKASYNMTSHSA